A single window of Gossypium arboreum isolate Shixiya-1 chromosome 13, ASM2569848v2, whole genome shotgun sequence DNA harbors:
- the LOC108463471 gene encoding benzyl alcohol O-benzoyltransferase-like → MALLPSKSLVFTVRRQEAELVVPCEPTPHECKPLSDIDDQEGHRFHVRGFHFHQSNLSMKGKDPAKVIKEALAKALVFYYPFAGRLREGPNRKLIVDCTGEGVLFIEADADVSLVDFGDELYPPFPCAEELLYDVPGSNGLLNSPLLLIQVTRLKCGGFIFAHRFNHTMGDGTGLSQFMTAVGEIARGALVPSMPPVWERHLLSARDSPLITYQHEEYSHNTSGPKNGTIIPTDNLVCRSFLFRQSHISSLRRFVPHNLRCSTFDILSACLWCCRTKALELDPNEDVRLICIVNARFKFNPPLPLGYYGNALGFPAASSSIGKLTQNPLEYALKLVKQAKTKVTDEYMKSTMDLLVTRGRPNVKLAGSYIVSDLTRAKFKEIDFGWGEAVLVGPETCWELISFYIPSKNKKGEDEIIVPVCLPASAMKNFVKELENMLKDEQTVHADI, encoded by the exons ATGGCATTGTTACCATCCAAATCTCTAGTGTTTACAGTCCGTAGGCAAGAAGCTGAGCTCGTCGTCCCATGTGAGCCAACTCCTCATGAGTGTAAACCACTCTCAGACATTGATGATCAAGAGGGCCACCGATTCCATGTCCGAGGGTTCCATTTTCACCAGAGCAACCTTTCTATGAAAGGAAAGGACCCTGCTAAGGTCATTAAGGAGGCACTGGCTAAAGCTTTGGTTTTTTATTATCCATTTGCTGGTAGATTAAGGGAAGGACCTAATCGCAAGCTTATAGTTGATTGCACTGGTGAAGGTGTTTTGTTTATTGAGGCTGATGCTGATGTTTCGTTGGTAGACTTCGGTGACGAGCTTTACCCACCATTTCCTTGTGCAGAGGAGCTTCTTTACGATGTCCCTGGTTCCAACGGTTTGCTAAATTCTCCATTGTTGCTAATCCAG GTAACACGGTTGAAATGTGGTGGCTTCATCTTTGCACATCGGTTTAACCACACAATGGGTGACGGAACTGGCCTCTCCCAATTCATGACTGCCGTAGGAGAGATAGCACGTGGTGCACTTGTTCCCTCAATGCCGCCAGTTTGGGAAAGGCATCTCTTGAGTGCTCGAGATTCACCACTCATAACATATCAACACGAGGAGTACTCTCACAATACTTCAGGTCCAAAAAACGGCACAATTATTCCGACAGACAACTTGGTTTGTCGTTCATTTTTATTTAGACAATCTCATATTTCATCACTCCGTAGATTTGTCCCCCACAACCTCCGTTGTTCAACATTTGATATCTTATCTGCCTGCTTATGGTGCTGTCGTACGAAAGCTTTGGAACTTGATCCAAACGAAGATGTTCGCCTTATTTGCATCGTCAATGCTCGTTTCAAGTTCAATCCTCCTTTGCCATTGGGATATTATGGGAATGCACTTGGCTTCCCCGCAGCTTCATCAAGCATTGGAAAGCTAACCCAAAACCCACTAGAGTATGCATTAAAGCTAGTGAAACAAGCCAAGACAAAGGTAACGGATGAGTACATGAAATCAACAATGGATTTATTGGTCACTAGAGGTCGACCAAATGTTAAATTGGCGGGATCCTACATCGTATCGGATTTAACACGAGCAAAGTTCAAAGAGATTGATTTTGGATGGGGTGAAGCGGTCCTTGTAGGACCAGAAACTTGTTGGGAGCTAATAAGCTTTTATATACCATCCAAGAATAAGAAAGGAGAGGATGAAATCATAGTTCCAGTTTGTCTTCCAGCCTCTGCTATGAAAAATTTTGTTAAGGAGTTAGAAAACATGTTGAAGGATGAACAAACAGTTCATGCTGATATATAA